A window from Spiroplasma endosymbiont of Aspidapion aeneum encodes these proteins:
- a CDS encoding nicotinate phosphoribosyltransferase: MFKFKFEKNLLDLDYCADYFIKSKVIIEENMPNNSVTMQWFQREDNIILCGIEYILQFLKYQKISLKIEYLEDGETINSNEPVLKITGKYQDFCHFEGLFDGILARCSSIATNTRQVSVAANHKLVLNMADRADIFHPFLMDGYASYVGGVDKLVTKAHYASFDENIALSGTMPHSLIASFGGDVVQAADAYLNMYPKNELICLVDYNNDCITDSLLLAKNFKNKLKAVRIDTSKALIDKSLQNSKKKNINGVSIELVKNLRQSLDQNGFEYVKIIVSSGFDAKTIAEFEANNAPVDTYGVGEWLLRKRTSFTGDLVNLNGKKTAKFGRQELFSNRLKTVQI; this comes from the coding sequence ATGTTTAAATTTAAATTTGAAAAAAACCTTTTAGATCTTGATTATTGTGCTGATTATTTTATAAAATCTAAGGTGATAATCGAAGAAAACATGCCAAATAATTCCGTGACAATGCAGTGATTTCAACGCGAAGATAATATTATATTATGTGGGATTGAATATATTTTACAATTTTTAAAATATCAAAAAATATCATTAAAAATTGAATATTTAGAAGATGGAGAAACTATTAATAGTAATGAACCAGTCCTAAAAATAACTGGGAAATACCAAGATTTTTGTCATTTTGAAGGTTTATTTGACGGGATTTTGGCAAGATGTTCATCAATTGCAACAAATACTCGTCAAGTAAGTGTGGCTGCTAATCATAAATTAGTCTTAAACATGGCTGATAGAGCTGATATTTTCCACCCCTTTTTAATGGATGGTTATGCATCTTATGTTGGTGGTGTTGATAAATTAGTAACAAAAGCACATTATGCTTCTTTTGATGAAAATATCGCATTATCAGGAACAATGCCCCATTCCTTAATCGCCTCTTTTGGTGGAGATGTTGTCCAAGCTGCAGATGCTTATCTAAATATGTACCCTAAAAATGAATTAATTTGCCTTGTTGATTATAATAATGACTGCATAACAGATTCACTATTATTGGCAAAAAACTTTAAAAATAAATTAAAAGCTGTTAGAATTGATACATCTAAAGCATTAATAGATAAAAGCCTACAAAATAGTAAAAAAAAGAACATAAATGGAGTAAGTATTGAACTTGTTAAAAATTTACGTCAAAGTTTAGACCAAAATGGCTTTGAATACGTGAAAATAATTGTTTCTAGTGGTTTTGATGCCAAAACAATTGCAGAATTTGAGGCTAATAATGCCCCAGTTGATACATATGGTGTTGGTGAATGATTATTAAGAAAAAGAACAAGCTTTACTGGAGATTTAGTTAATCTAAATGGTAAAAAAACTGCAAAATTTGGAAGACAAGAATTATTTTCAAATAGGTTAAAAACAGTACAAATTTAG
- the nadE gene encoding NAD(+) synthase, with translation MLEKYINYLVEWIREKVSKAGASGVVFGISGGIDSAVVANLAKLAFPNDHLGIYMPCQSSQLDQKCFAELIEKNKIKNTIIDIEEIYNLFLEQNAGFDLSKLAKGNTKARLRMTVLYGVGQTRKYLVLGTDNAPEWYLGYFTKFGDGGVDLLPLVNLLKRQVKEIATILNVPEIIINRQPTAGLYEGQTDENELGFSYNEIDNYLEGKEVNPEVVKKIKDLHQKSAHKRQPAPSPKKIDEV, from the coding sequence ATGCTAGAAAAGTATATAAATTATTTAGTAGAATGGATTAGAGAAAAAGTAAGTAAAGCTGGTGCGAGCGGAGTTGTTTTTGGTATAAGTGGAGGAATAGACTCTGCTGTTGTCGCTAATTTAGCAAAACTTGCTTTTCCAAATGATCATTTAGGAATTTATATGCCTTGTCAATCATCACAATTAGATCAGAAGTGTTTTGCAGAATTGATCGAAAAAAATAAAATTAAAAACACAATTATTGATATTGAAGAAATTTATAACCTATTTTTAGAACAAAATGCTGGTTTTGATTTATCAAAATTAGCAAAAGGAAACACAAAAGCAAGACTAAGAATGACAGTTTTATATGGTGTTGGACAAACAAGAAAATATCTTGTTTTAGGAACAGATAATGCACCAGAATGGTATTTGGGATATTTTACTAAGTTTGGTGATGGTGGCGTTGACCTTTTACCACTAGTTAACCTATTAAAAAGACAGGTAAAAGAAATTGCAACTATTTTAAATGTACCAGAAATAATTATCAACCGTCAACCAACTGCTGGATTATACGAAGGCCAAACAGATGAAAATGAATTGGGTTTTTCATATAATGAAATTGATAACTATTTAGAAGGAAAAGAAGTTAATCCCGAGGTTGTTAAGAAAATAAAAGATCTTCATCAAAAATCTGCACACAAACGACAACCAGCTCCAAGTCCAAAAAAAATTGATGAGGTTTAA
- the nadD gene encoding nicotinate (nicotinamide) nucleotide adenylyltransferase, which translates to MKIAIFGGSFDPFHKSHLEIINWCKDILNFDEVWIVLAYQNPFKTNVFSTPEQRLDIITMVSDNLNFVKIINFELKRAKPTPTYLTVKYLKKKYKEHDFTFIVGMDILKDIEKWNNFNKLIKMVKFLIFKRENYNYEEIANKYNFEIINFSNSQLSSTDLRNQKRIESQLEIVNNYVKNNFLYYQNKLDNLLTPTSYQVLLQAIQYFELLFSPFSHDYLIYKNVLLTSYVCFNFDTNIKNKNPYLYLKKSYQHVEREISVKNDFNQKILLNLKKLSENKNTSFELKKLLLVLSYANTFAKKYII; encoded by the coding sequence ATGAAAATAGCAATTTTTGGTGGTAGTTTTGACCCTTTTCATAAAAGCCATCTAGAAATTATTAATTGATGTAAAGATATCTTAAATTTTGATGAAGTCTGAATTGTTTTAGCATATCAAAATCCTTTTAAGACAAATGTCTTTTCAACCCCAGAACAAAGATTGGATATCATCACAATGGTTAGTGATAACCTAAATTTTGTAAAAATTATTAATTTTGAACTAAAGAGAGCAAAACCAACTCCTACTTATTTGACTGTTAAATATTTAAAGAAAAAATATAAGGAACACGACTTTACATTTATTGTCGGTATGGATATTCTAAAAGATATTGAGAAGTGAAATAATTTTAATAAATTAATAAAAATGGTTAAATTTCTTATATTCAAACGTGAAAATTATAACTATGAAGAAATTGCAAATAAATACAATTTTGAAATTATTAATTTTTCAAATTCACAATTAAGTTCAACAGATCTTCGAAACCAAAAAAGAATTGAATCACAGTTGGAGATTGTTAATAATTATGTAAAAAATAATTTTTTATATTATCAAAACAAACTAGATAATTTATTAACACCAACTTCCTATCAAGTTCTCCTACAAGCAATCCAATACTTTGAATTATTATTTTCACCATTTTCCCATGATTATCTAATCTATAAAAATGTGCTTTTAACTTCTTATGTTTGTTTTAATTTTGATACAAACATTAAAAATAAAAACCCCTACTTATATCTAAAAAAAAGTTATCAGCATGTAGAACGGGAAATATCTGTTAAAAATGATTTTAATCAAAAGATTTTATTAAATCTTAAGAAACTATCTGAGAATAAAAACACTTCTTTTGAACTAAAAAAACTCTTATTAGTCCTTTCTTATGCCAATACCTTTGCTAAAAAATATATAATATAA
- a CDS encoding MIP/aquaporin family protein yields the protein MNFLQHFLVEGLGTMILIVLGNGVVGNVVLKKNKGYEGGWLLITVGWGLAVTMAALICIALKSDAVASFNPALTVALCIDGLLKVNLLAIYLGAELIGAFIGQIIVDLLYVNHIKVHLTSAQGEEEKKAAQAAVLGLHSTGPAIRSYFSNFLCEFVATSALILGIVALALAKTFAIAPFVNPFFAGALVSAIGICLGGLTGFAINPARDLMPRIVHTIFYRKEGGSDWKYAWVPVMGPMAAGVVIGCLMLI from the coding sequence ATGAATTTTTTACAGCATTTTCTAGTTGAAGGTTTAGGAACTATGATCCTAATTGTTCTTGGTAACGGTGTTGTTGGTAATGTTGTCCTTAAAAAAAATAAGGGATATGAAGGGGGATGGTTGTTGATTACTGTTGGCTGAGGGTTGGCAGTAACAATGGCAGCATTAATATGTATTGCTTTAAAAAGTGATGCTGTTGCTTCATTTAACCCAGCATTAACTGTTGCACTTTGTATAGATGGGTTACTAAAAGTTAATCTTTTGGCAATTTATTTGGGTGCAGAACTTATAGGAGCATTTATTGGTCAAATAATTGTTGACCTACTATATGTAAATCATATAAAAGTTCATTTAACATCAGCGCAAGGAGAAGAAGAAAAAAAAGCTGCACAAGCAGCGGTCTTGGGATTACATTCTACTGGACCCGCAATTAGATCTTATTTTTCAAATTTCTTATGTGAATTTGTAGCAACATCTGCATTAATTCTTGGAATTGTTGCCTTAGCATTGGCAAAAACATTTGCGATTGCACCATTTGTGAACCCATTTTTTGCTGGAGCCTTAGTATCTGCAATTGGTATTTGTCTAGGTGGATTAACTGGTTTTGCAATTAATCCTGCGAGAGATTTAATGCCAAGAATTGTTCACACAATATTTTATCGTAAAGAAGGTGGTTCTGATTGAAAATATGCATGAGTTCCAGTTATGGGACCGATGGCTGCTGGTGTAGTAATTGGTTGTTTGATGTTAATCTAA
- the glpO gene encoding type 2 glycerol-3-phosphate oxidase has product MKKYDVCIIGAGIIGASIARELSKYNLSILHLEANNRVGMETTSGNSGLVHGGFDPTPHKLNAKLNVLGKIRYEDWIKELSFPFLRIDSTIVAFTEEELDHLQMLYDRGIVNGLDPSEMKIINYAQLTKKEPHISPFVKSALVCNSSIAVDPVILTKVLETNAIENGVELFLRERVIRIMKEKDDFLIKSSKNSYHATVIINVAGHYADKIAEIAGYHDFTQTTRRGEYRILEKTQAGIVNSVVFMVPTIHGKGIIVSPMLSGHVMVGPTTEENVDKDETRLVTREKYDYIGQIGKKLFPSINMDKTCMIYSGSRPIEPKSDDFYIKPANKEKNFINVAGMKSPAIASAPAIADYVIEMVKENCDLNLKVKDNFKGVQKLISPLI; this is encoded by the coding sequence ATGAAAAAATATGATGTATGCATAATAGGAGCAGGAATCATTGGTGCTTCAATTGCTAGAGAATTATCAAAATATAATTTAAGTATTTTACATTTAGAAGCAAATAATCGTGTTGGAATGGAAACAACAAGCGGAAACTCTGGTCTTGTTCATGGTGGTTTTGACCCAACACCACATAAATTAAATGCAAAATTAAATGTTTTGGGTAAAATAAGATACGAGGATTGAATAAAAGAATTAAGTTTTCCTTTTTTAAGGATTGATTCAACAATAGTTGCATTTACAGAAGAAGAACTAGATCATTTACAAATGTTATATGATAGAGGAATTGTTAATGGTCTTGATCCAAGTGAAATGAAAATAATAAATTACGCACAATTGACAAAAAAAGAACCGCATATATCACCATTTGTAAAATCTGCATTAGTATGTAATTCTTCAATTGCTGTTGATCCGGTTATTTTGACAAAAGTTTTAGAAACAAATGCAATTGAAAATGGTGTGGAATTGTTTTTGAGAGAACGCGTTATTAGAATTATGAAAGAAAAAGATGATTTTTTAATTAAATCTTCCAAAAATTCATATCACGCTACTGTTATTATTAATGTTGCTGGTCATTATGCCGATAAAATAGCAGAAATAGCTGGATATCACGATTTTACTCAAACAACAAGAAGGGGAGAATATCGAATCTTAGAAAAAACACAAGCAGGGATTGTTAACTCTGTTGTTTTTATGGTTCCCACAATTCATGGTAAAGGTATAATTGTAAGTCCAATGTTATCTGGTCATGTTATGGTAGGACCAACAACTGAGGAAAATGTTGATAAAGATGAAACTAGATTAGTAACAAGAGAAAAATACGATTATATTGGTCAAATTGGAAAAAAACTATTTCCATCAATTAATATGGATAAAACTTGTATGATTTATTCAGGGTCAAGACCAATTGAACCAAAAAGTGATGATTTCTATATTAAACCAGCTAATAAGGAAAAGAATTTTATTAATGTTGCTGGAATGAAGTCTCCCGCTATTGCTTCTGCTCCTGCTATTGCAGATTATGTAATAGAAATGGTTAAAGAAAATTGTGACCTTAATTTAAAAGTAAAAGATAATTTTAAAGGTGTGCAAAAACTTATAAGCCCATTAATATAG
- the glpK gene encoding glycerol kinase GlpK has translation MEKYVITLDEGTTSARTVIVNKKSEIVSIDQKEFTQYFPQPGWVEHDPVEIWNTQRTTLINAVNKLGVKIDQIDSIGITNQRETAVVWDRESGTPIYNAIVWQDKRKDNYVENFTQEQIDSIREKTGLMVNPYFSASKVAWILDNIKGARKSAEEGKLAFGTINTWLIYRLTGGKEFLTDHTNAQRTLLYNINTNTWDDELLKLFNIPRSMLPEIRDCGSDFGETFANLFSKTDPSRIKIRSSIGDQQSALFGQMCIKEGEVKSTYGTGCFILMNTGNKKVFSKHGILTTIALAKDGKITYALEGSVMIAGAVTQWLRDNLRVIYNSLETEWYSEQVEDDRPVYFVPSFQGLGSPYWDNTSRGAIFGLDRGTKREHIVRAAIESIAYQANDVIDAMQKDLNTKLKIIKVDGGASRNNHLMQFQADISQTTVNRPANTETTAMGAAYIAGLHTKYWTSEEEIEKNIKNDKIFKNKMPLEVANKKIKGWKSAVSRTFSWTIETE, from the coding sequence ATGGAAAAATATGTTATAACATTAGATGAAGGTACAACAAGTGCTCGTACTGTTATTGTTAATAAAAAATCTGAAATTGTTTCAATTGACCAAAAGGAATTCACACAATATTTTCCTCAACCTGGATGAGTTGAACATGACCCAGTTGAAATATGAAACACACAAAGAACAACTTTAATAAATGCTGTTAACAAATTGGGTGTAAAAATTGACCAAATTGACAGTATTGGAATCACAAATCAAAGAGAAACTGCTGTTGTTTGAGATAGAGAATCTGGAACACCTATTTACAACGCTATTGTTTGACAAGATAAACGTAAAGATAATTATGTAGAAAATTTTACACAAGAACAAATAGACTCTATTAGAGAAAAAACTGGATTAATGGTAAATCCATACTTTTCAGCGTCTAAAGTTGCTTGAATTCTTGACAATATCAAAGGGGCTAGAAAAAGTGCAGAAGAAGGAAAACTTGCATTTGGAACAATTAATACATGATTAATATATCGTCTAACCGGAGGAAAAGAATTTCTAACAGACCATACAAATGCCCAAAGAACACTATTATACAATATCAATACAAATACTTGGGATGATGAATTGTTAAAATTATTTAATATTCCTCGTTCTATGCTTCCAGAAATTAGAGATTGTGGTAGTGATTTTGGAGAAACATTTGCAAACTTGTTTTCAAAAACAGATCCTTCAAGAATAAAAATCCGTAGTTCGATTGGTGACCAACAGTCTGCACTTTTTGGTCAAATGTGTATAAAAGAAGGGGAAGTTAAATCAACATATGGGACTGGTTGTTTTATTTTAATGAACACTGGGAACAAAAAGGTATTTTCCAAACATGGAATTTTAACAACAATTGCTCTTGCTAAAGATGGTAAAATAACATATGCTTTGGAAGGTAGTGTTATGATTGCTGGAGCTGTTACACAATGGTTACGAGACAATTTACGTGTAATTTACAACTCATTAGAAACAGAGTGGTATTCAGAACAAGTTGAAGACGATCGTCCTGTTTATTTTGTCCCATCATTCCAAGGTCTTGGTTCTCCATATTGAGATAACACATCTCGTGGAGCAATATTTGGTCTTGATCGTGGAACAAAAAGAGAACATATTGTAAGAGCTGCAATTGAATCTATTGCCTATCAAGCAAATGATGTCATTGATGCTATGCAAAAGGACTTAAATACTAAATTAAAAATTATAAAAGTAGATGGTGGAGCATCGCGTAATAATCATTTAATGCAATTCCAAGCAGATATTTCCCAAACAACAGTAAATAGACCAGCAAACACAGAAACTACAGCAATGGGTGCTGCTTATATTGCTGGTTTGCATACAAAATATTGAACAAGCGAAGAAGAAATTGAAAAAAACATTAAAAATGATAAAATTTTCAAAAATAAAATGCCTTTAGAGGTTGCTAATAAAAAAATTAAAGGTTGAAAATCCGCAGTTTCTAGAACATTTTCATGGACAATTGAGACTGAGTAG
- a CDS encoding ABC transporter ATP-binding protein, translating into MSLIKIENITKKYNNNLVLKGVDLEISDNKSLAIIGANGSGKTTLVQIIAGLTNPTNGVVTYFNNIDKQIGFQFQEGNWPKNSTPIDLIILFKGLNWRKDEYVSKIFEIFEIDEILRKSISNISGGQKQRFNTFIALINKPKLLIVDELINGLDIRIQIKILNYFKALKDNKELLLIMVSHNSKEIELLCDEILLLDSGKVKKIYKKTEVIEKYSNVERFLEEHFKNYDE; encoded by the coding sequence ATGAGTCTAATTAAAATAGAAAATATAACTAAAAAATATAATAATAATTTAGTCCTTAAAGGGGTTGATCTTGAAATTAGTGATAATAAATCATTAGCTATAATTGGTGCAAATGGGTCGGGAAAAACAACATTAGTTCAAATAATTGCTGGTTTAACGAATCCAACTAATGGTGTTGTTACATATTTCAATAATATTGATAAGCAAATTGGATTTCAATTTCAGGAAGGAAATTGACCAAAAAATTCAACGCCAATAGATTTAATTATCCTATTCAAAGGTCTTAACTGACGGAAAGATGAATATGTTTCAAAAATTTTTGAAATTTTTGAAATTGATGAAATATTAAGGAAAAGTATAAGCAATATCTCAGGTGGTCAAAAACAGAGATTTAATACATTTATCGCTTTGATTAATAAACCAAAACTTTTAATTGTTGATGAACTTATTAATGGTCTTGATATCAGAATCCAAATCAAGATATTAAATTATTTTAAAGCATTAAAAGATAATAAGGAATTATTACTTATTATGGTATCGCATAATTCTAAGGAAATTGAACTTCTTTGTGATGAAATATTATTATTAGATTCTGGGAAGGTAAAGAAAATTTATAAAAAAACTGAAGTTATAGAAAAGTATTCCAATGTAGAAAGGTTTCTTGAAGAACATTTTAAAAATTATGATGAATAA
- a CDS encoding endo-beta-N-acetylglucosaminidase, producing MKKNLFTYAGFILTSFLVVIFSLSFVEKVKENNLLTKIGDYDWSSGAADDLDYSYENKGAKIDSSNLSEINKGTINPNIEKKYFDYADASTNFKESNAIPKQVATGSPINSIFSAGNDWSDFGITSRAKAFTKANSIYQWDDNNIDIKYSKATKKLRKTTKTALKSVSSQDDRIKFAEIRDHARVNGSATSSNLGTRNPYEKTISNLAYRDYLYDWGQHGNISPPSGDMIDLAHQNGTPIFGLIFLSQFGGLTKKDTKIYAEKNNDGTYRIVDIMIQMCKEIGFDGWFFNDEANGGMPDGTIVPKNFSLDIVKQFHDKVSASSDPEVRKLKIVYYYYLETFETLPSGDPVDVNSVEVSKYADMMQNNFRISPNANKTYFKNNPNYDTSKNYSLTELSATPTFIGNYDWKNEVYEKQDNKFKTDGFYQSFTSFSGGGSGNFGDVAYKKAIDSGKDKMTAWLFAQQITNYYENLMFSGLNGFMSENDTGSDSIRTDSISDIINNDDRIDTNTKNAKQSNNKIASYGVGNLIHENTIINDLDGNDPSVETSFSTGNGTKFISRDNEGEELSNIKDYPWTNRRLSDVLPTYTWDLKDGSDKKVDNIYGYYDYYRPYEKGNSICLGNKIELDGSISNASWKANSKYNWNIMGTNVNKYKDYILNLWVKAGDSKSLINDINPSILLTFANNGQKQGVESFTPKITKSYDGWNKLSFDLSNINQSYSSLAKIGIQLNPRKDCDCTFNLGKMTFTKKLNINNETKLYLDNASFNSEYVVNRGPNNINIRFNWQIDDNASYYKIVWYKNNEVYEVGDTSLNCYFLPKLSKDANSKIKLGIIPIGEKINNKKIYTFEINV from the coding sequence ATGAAAAAGAATTTATTTACATATGCTGGATTTATTTTAACTAGTTTTTTAGTTGTAATATTTTCACTTTCTTTTGTAGAAAAAGTTAAGGAAAACAACTTATTAACCAAAATAGGGGATTATGATTGGTCTTCTGGTGCAGCTGATGATTTGGATTATTCTTATGAAAATAAAGGGGCTAAAATAGATTCTTCAAATCTATCAGAAATTAACAAGGGAACTATAAACCCTAATATAGAAAAAAAATATTTTGATTATGCTGATGCTAGTACTAATTTTAAGGAATCTAATGCTATTCCTAAACAAGTCGCAACTGGTTCTCCAATTAATTCTATTTTTTCTGCTGGCAATGATTGGAGTGATTTTGGTATAACAAGCAGAGCAAAAGCTTTTACTAAAGCAAATTCTATTTATCAGTGAGATGATAATAATATTGATATTAAGTATTCAAAAGCTACAAAAAAACTTAGAAAGACAACAAAAACAGCACTTAAATCTGTTTCATCACAAGATGATAGAATTAAATTTGCAGAAATTAGAGATCATGCAAGAGTTAACGGTTCTGCTACATCTTCAAATTTAGGAACTAGAAACCCTTATGAAAAAACAATAAGTAATTTAGCATATCGAGATTACCTTTATGACTGAGGACAGCACGGAAATATATCTCCTCCTAGTGGAGATATGATCGATCTTGCCCACCAAAACGGTACGCCTATTTTTGGTTTAATATTTTTATCACAATTTGGTGGTTTAACTAAAAAGGACACAAAAATTTATGCAGAAAAAAATAATGATGGTACATACAGAATAGTTGATATAATGATCCAAATGTGTAAAGAAATTGGTTTTGATGGTTGATTCTTTAACGATGAGGCAAATGGTGGAATGCCAGATGGTACCATAGTTCCAAAGAATTTTTCATTAGACATTGTCAAACAATTTCATGATAAAGTCTCTGCAAGTAGTGACCCTGAAGTTAGAAAACTTAAAATAGTTTATTATTATTATTTAGAAACTTTCGAAACACTTCCAAGTGGGGACCCTGTTGATGTAAACTCAGTTGAAGTATCAAAATACGCTGATATGATGCAAAATAATTTTAGGATATCTCCAAATGCCAATAAAACATATTTTAAGAATAATCCAAATTATGATACAAGCAAGAATTATTCATTAACAGAGTTATCTGCAACACCAACATTTATTGGAAATTATGATTGAAAAAATGAAGTTTATGAAAAACAAGATAATAAATTTAAAACTGATGGATTTTATCAATCGTTTACATCATTTTCAGGTGGGGGTTCTGGAAATTTTGGAGATGTTGCATATAAAAAAGCAATAGATTCGGGAAAGGATAAAATGACAGCTTGATTATTTGCCCAACAAATAACCAACTACTATGAAAATTTAATGTTTTCTGGATTAAATGGATTTATGAGCGAAAACGATACTGGATCTGATTCAATTAGAACCGATAGTATTTCAGATATCATTAATAATGATGATAGAATTGACACTAATACAAAAAACGCTAAACAATCTAATAATAAGATCGCAAGTTATGGTGTTGGTAACTTGATTCACGAAAATACTATTATTAATGATTTGGATGGTAATGACCCCTCAGTAGAAACATCTTTTTCTACTGGTAATGGAACAAAATTTATATCAAGAGATAATGAAGGCGAAGAATTATCAAATATTAAAGATTATCCATGGACAAATAGGAGATTGAGTGATGTATTGCCAACATACACTTGAGATTTAAAAGATGGTAGTGATAAAAAGGTGGATAATATTTATGGATATTATGATTATTATAGACCTTATGAAAAAGGTAATTCTATTTGCTTGGGAAATAAGATAGAGTTAGATGGTTCTATAAGTAATGCATCTTGAAAAGCTAATAGTAAATACAATTGAAATATCATGGGAACAAATGTAAATAAATATAAGGATTATATTTTAAATTTGTGAGTTAAGGCGGGAGATAGTAAATCATTAATTAATGATATTAACCCATCAATATTATTAACTTTTGCAAATAATGGTCAAAAACAAGGGGTCGAATCTTTCACTCCGAAGATAACAAAATCATATGATGGTTGAAATAAACTAAGTTTTGATTTATCAAATATTAATCAAAGTTATTCATCATTAGCAAAAATTGGTATTCAATTAAACCCAAGAAAAGATTGTGATTGTACATTTAATCTAGGGAAAATGACATTTACAAAAAAATTAAATATAAATAATGAGACAAAATTATATTTAGATAATGCTTCATTTAATTCTGAATATGTTGTAAACCGTGGTCCTAATAATATAAATATAAGATTTAATTGACAAATAGATGATAATGCTTCATATTATAAAATTGTTTGATATAAAAACAATGAGGTTTATGAGGTTGGTGATACAAGCCTAAATTGTTATTTTTTACCTAAACTTTCAAAAGACGCTAATTCAAAAATAAAATTAGGAATAATTCCAATCGGAGAAAAAATAAACAATAAAAAAATTTATACATTCGAAATAAATGTATAA